In Paenibacillus kyungheensis, the following are encoded in one genomic region:
- a CDS encoding ABC transporter permease: MLELKRYFLNFYKYKDLLKLLVAKDIKIKYKRSVLGIVWSVLNPLLTMIIITLVFQELFKFNVENFAAYVISGQVLFSFFSDSTSLAMSSIYSSGQIIKKVYIPKYIFPLSKVLYSLVNMLFSLIAVLIVCFITGVDLKYTFIFSFLSIFYVFVFSVGVGLILCSIVVFFRDVEHIYGVFITAWMYATPIIYPVSIMPDKYMPLLLGNPMFYFLTHFRESLLYGHIPPLELNIQCASYALVTLLIGVYLFKQRQDKFILYI; this comes from the coding sequence ATGTTGGAGCTAAAACGATATTTTTTGAACTTCTATAAATATAAAGATTTATTGAAGTTGCTTGTGGCAAAAGATATAAAAATTAAATACAAGCGGTCTGTACTCGGTATTGTTTGGAGTGTTCTTAATCCACTATTAACGATGATTATTATTACGTTAGTATTTCAGGAACTTTTCAAATTCAATGTTGAGAATTTTGCAGCTTATGTGATTAGTGGACAGGTATTATTCTCTTTTTTCTCGGATTCCACATCTTTAGCAATGAGTTCTATTTATTCATCAGGCCAGATTATAAAAAAAGTATATATTCCTAAATATATATTTCCATTATCCAAAGTTTTGTATTCATTAGTAAATATGTTGTTCTCATTAATTGCAGTTTTAATTGTATGTTTTATTACAGGAGTAGATCTTAAATATACTTTTATTTTTAGTTTTTTGTCGATTTTTTATGTATTTGTATTTAGTGTAGGTGTAGGTCTTATTTTATGTAGTATTGTTGTGTTCTTTAGAGATGTTGAACATATTTATGGTGTTTTTATTACAGCATGGATGTATGCTACACCAATCATTTACCCAGTAAGTATTATGCCAGATAAATATATGCCGCTTCTTCTTGGAAATCCAATGTTTTATTTTTTGACTCATTTTAGAGAATCTTTACTGTATGGACATATTCCTCCGTTAGAATTAAATATTCAATGTGCAAGTTACGCCCTTGTAACTTTATTAATAGGAGTTTATCTTTTCAAACAACGTCAGGATAAATTTATCCTTTATATTTAA
- a CDS encoding glycosyltransferase family 2 protein → MFSLLYYTFIKYMIRFQIKFHPFRLWRGKNWYQKWIENHEKYDINVVMNECKHFRHKPLMSIILPVYNVQEDYLKECIESVERQYYTNWQLCIADDCSNMPHIKKVLDEYQTQNSKILVTYRSENGHISACSNTALEMATGEYIVLLDNDDILSDFALYEVVKVINEHSDVDLIFSNEDKWLDNKRVQPFFKKNWGIQLLMHMNYICHLSVYRTSLLKQIKGFRIGYEGVQDWDLALRAIQNNANVWHIPKILYHWRISPTSTAGGEKKKNYIKEKQKMLIEDSKKYTM, encoded by the coding sequence ATGTTCTCTTTACTGTACTATACTTTTATTAAATATATGATTCGATTTCAAATTAAATTTCATCCTTTCCGATTATGGCGTGGTAAAAATTGGTACCAAAAATGGATCGAAAATCATGAAAAATATGATATTAATGTCGTTATGAATGAATGCAAACACTTTCGTCATAAACCACTAATGTCTATTATTCTTCCTGTATATAACGTACAGGAAGATTATTTGAAAGAATGTATAGAGTCTGTTGAAAGACAATATTATACGAACTGGCAACTTTGTATTGCAGATGATTGTTCCAATATGCCTCATATCAAAAAGGTTTTAGATGAATATCAAACCCAAAATTCTAAAATTCTTGTGACTTATCGTAGTGAAAATGGACATATATCCGCGTGTAGTAATACTGCACTAGAAATGGCAACAGGAGAATATATAGTTTTACTTGATAATGATGATATTCTTTCTGATTTTGCTTTATATGAAGTGGTAAAAGTGATTAATGAACATTCTGATGTTGATCTTATTTTTAGCAATGAAGATAAATGGCTAGATAATAAACGAGTACAGCCCTTTTTTAAAAAAAATTGGGGTATCCAGTTGCTTATGCATATGAATTATATTTGCCACTTATCAGTGTATCGAACCTCTTTATTAAAACAAATCAAAGGGTTCAGAATAGGATACGAAGGTGTTCAAGACTGGGACTTAGCTCTACGAGCGATTCAAAATAATGCTAACGTTTGGCATATCCCAAAAATTTTGTATCATTGGAGAATTTCTCCTACTTCTACAGCCGGTGGAGAAAAGAAAAAAAATTATATAAAAGAAAAGCAAAAAATGTTAATTGAAGATTCTAAAAAATATACTATGTGA
- a CDS encoding O-antigen ligase family protein, with protein sequence MANPVYGKQFKASTEDEKRGSMFWVLNICMILFLLWAPFQIALFNGLGISFEKPLFWAIMLVCILMILGLIQFNKKVQLDDQRDMVALLIILLPISYMISMFSAASWHYAVNMVLIQWMYAFIFVIGIYLLRDRVSNKIIQITLMGSAYLIVFFGYISWFGQGYLGGHLVSWFSNGVGNGVYIDAVMQDSNGWRLTSVFQYANTYAAFLMAIMFAGLFNASRLKTWYDQLIHGFMLVPVILALILTLSRGGLVVLPFVLLILLLLLRPAQQILWFINLVIAGIATAVILNPVTDIGLQVIAKYDGAIAAKGWAYLLIASLIAGVLIMLVGRYIAPKLEHGVEGWTARRGASLWIPIGSALLGILMLVLLIATNLRNLLPANIRVRFENINFQQSSVLERFTFYRDAMKLLRDYPLFGAGGGAWGASYEAYQNNPYVSRQAHNFFIQYLVEVGVIGFIIFILFVGFIFYKYIRGYYKANREGKESHFIYFIIVVSILMHSLLDFNLSYAYMSILVFLGLGGMASAMDLTPLKRLKAPAGTIRGIYVSLIGVVAIIVAFTSLRFSVASQDVVDAQKTSQVASPSYEDIRAPLDKALAIRSTFPDAVVFMGSLLTQVFQQTKDEQYYNEDIALLTKTQEKEPFNKNIVKQLVTAYQLGGKSDVAFDLLVNSIPKYKWDIEWYEGVITQAYALGNQAYEKKDKASEEKYFNAGLNAYKEVQDGVEYLKTLPTGQLQGRAFAVTPKIALNIGKIQLMQGNTADAAATFKLGLADDLNDETNREVARYYLAALKKENQNDQAIYDKLIKIDAKEKEQIDTIVNTKYNQ encoded by the coding sequence TTGGCTAATCCAGTATACGGCAAACAGTTTAAAGCGTCCACCGAGGACGAAAAACGTGGAAGTATGTTTTGGGTCCTTAATATTTGTATGATTTTATTTTTATTATGGGCCCCGTTTCAAATTGCATTATTTAATGGTCTAGGTATCAGTTTTGAAAAGCCTCTCTTTTGGGCAATTATGTTGGTATGTATCCTAATGATTTTAGGACTCATTCAATTCAACAAAAAAGTACAATTGGATGATCAGCGGGATATGGTTGCATTATTAATCATTTTACTCCCTATCTCCTATATGATCTCTATGTTTTCGGCTGCCTCTTGGCATTATGCCGTAAATATGGTGTTAATTCAATGGATGTACGCATTTATTTTCGTAATTGGTATCTATCTGTTACGTGATCGTGTCTCGAATAAGATTATTCAAATTACGTTAATGGGTTCTGCTTATCTGATTGTATTCTTCGGATATATCAGTTGGTTCGGTCAAGGTTATCTAGGTGGACATTTAGTATCATGGTTTTCTAATGGAGTAGGTAACGGCGTCTACATTGATGCAGTTATGCAAGATTCCAACGGTTGGCGTTTAACTTCTGTATTCCAGTATGCAAATACATATGCAGCTTTCCTTATGGCTATTATGTTTGCAGGTTTATTTAATGCCAGCCGTCTCAAAACATGGTATGACCAATTGATCCATGGATTTATGTTGGTTCCTGTTATTTTGGCTTTAATTCTTACTTTGTCTCGCGGTGGTTTAGTTGTTTTACCATTTGTATTATTAATTTTGCTTCTATTACTTCGTCCTGCACAACAGATTTTATGGTTTATTAATCTGGTAATCGCAGGTATTGCAACAGCTGTTATCTTGAATCCAGTAACTGATATCGGACTACAAGTGATTGCAAAGTATGATGGTGCTATCGCTGCAAAAGGTTGGGCTTATCTATTAATCGCTTCCTTAATTGCAGGAGTACTGATTATGCTTGTTGGACGTTATATTGCACCTAAGCTTGAACATGGTGTAGAAGGATGGACAGCACGTCGTGGTGCTAGCCTTTGGATTCCGATCGGTTCTGCTTTACTCGGTATACTTATGCTTGTGTTATTGATTGCAACTAATCTACGTAATCTGTTACCAGCTAATATTCGTGTACGTTTTGAAAATATTAACTTCCAACAAAGTAGTGTATTGGAACGTTTTACTTTTTATCGTGATGCGATGAAATTGTTACGTGATTATCCACTGTTTGGTGCAGGTGGCGGAGCCTGGGGTGCTTCTTATGAAGCTTACCAGAATAACCCGTATGTCAGCCGTCAGGCACATAACTTCTTTATTCAATATTTAGTTGAAGTTGGCGTGATTGGTTTTATTATCTTTATTTTGTTTGTCGGATTTATTTTCTATAAATATATTCGTGGTTATTACAAAGCTAATCGTGAAGGTAAAGAATCTCACTTTATTTACTTTATTATCGTTGTATCGATCTTGATGCACAGTTTACTTGATTTCAACTTAAGTTATGCTTATATGAGTATTCTAGTCTTTCTAGGTCTAGGTGGTATGGCTTCTGCGATGGACTTAACGCCACTCAAGCGATTGAAAGCTCCTGCTGGAACGATAAGAGGTATTTACGTATCTTTAATCGGTGTTGTTGCGATTATTGTTGCTTTCACTTCACTTCGTTTCTCTGTCGCTTCTCAAGATGTTGTGGATGCTCAGAAGACTTCTCAAGTAGCAAGCCCAAGCTATGAAGATATTCGCGCTCCACTTGATAAAGCATTGGCTATACGGAGTACATTCCCAGATGCTGTTGTGTTTATGGGTTCCTTATTGACTCAAGTATTCCAACAGACTAAAGATGAACAATATTATAACGAAGATATTGCGCTTCTTACTAAAACACAAGAAAAAGAACCATTTAATAAAAATATTGTGAAACAGTTAGTAACGGCTTACCAATTGGGTGGTAAATCAGATGTAGCCTTTGATCTCCTTGTAAACAGTATTCCAAAATACAAATGGGATATTGAATGGTATGAGGGTGTAATCACTCAAGCCTATGCTCTTGGTAACCAGGCATATGAGAAAAAAGATAAAGCATCTGAAGAGAAATATTTTAATGCCGGTCTAAATGCTTATAAAGAAGTACAAGACGGTGTAGAATATCTCAAAACATTGCCTACTGGTCAGTTACAAGGTCGTGCTTTTGCTGTTACACCAAAAATTGCTCTAAATATTGGTAAAATTCAATTGATGCAAGGTAATACAGCTGATGCGGCAGCAACATTTAAATTAGGTCTAGCTGATGATCTAAATGATGAAACCAATCGTGAAGTTGCTCGCTATTATCTAGCTGCTTTGAAAAAAGAAAACCAAAATGATCAAGCTATCTATGATAAGTTAATTAAAATAGATGCAAAAGAAAAAGAACAAATTGATACCATTGTAAATACAAAATATAATCAATAA
- a CDS encoding ABC transporter ATP-binding protein produces MENSNVIIDVQNVSMCFNMTTEKISGLKEFLIKRLKNQISYTKFWALKDVTFNVRQGELFGVLGLNGAGKSTLLKTVAGVLKPTNGTLNISGRMAPLIELGAGFDTELTARENIYLNGAILGYSKKEMNAKFDEIVDFSELAEFIDVPVKNFSSGMYARLGFAIATSTRPDILIVDEILGVGDFKFQQKCEAKINEMVKEGTSVLLVSHSIDQIRSLCNRGIILEKGQLIKEGNIEELCDFYYSKYT; encoded by the coding sequence ATGGAGAATAGTAATGTAATTATTGATGTTCAAAATGTTTCGATGTGTTTTAATATGACTACTGAAAAAATAAGTGGATTGAAAGAATTTTTGATTAAACGCTTAAAAAATCAAATATCGTATACTAAATTTTGGGCATTAAAAGATGTAACATTTAACGTTAGACAAGGTGAATTATTTGGAGTGCTAGGACTTAACGGAGCAGGGAAAAGCACGCTTCTCAAAACAGTAGCAGGCGTCTTAAAGCCAACAAATGGTACATTAAATATTTCAGGTCGCATGGCCCCTTTAATTGAATTGGGAGCAGGCTTTGACACAGAGTTAACAGCAAGAGAAAATATTTATTTGAATGGAGCTATTTTAGGCTACTCCAAAAAAGAAATGAATGCTAAGTTTGATGAAATTGTTGATTTTTCTGAATTAGCAGAATTTATTGATGTTCCTGTAAAGAACTTCTCATCAGGTATGTATGCTCGATTAGGGTTTGCAATTGCTACTTCAACTAGACCCGATATTTTAATCGTAGATGAGATTCTAGGTGTAGGAGATTTTAAGTTTCAACAGAAATGTGAAGCAAAAATCAACGAAATGGTCAAAGAAGGTACAAGTGTATTACTTGTTTCTCACTCTATTGATCAGATAAGAAGTCTTTGTAACAGAGGTATTATTTTAGAAAAAGGTCAATTGATTAAAGAAGGAAATATCGAAGAATTGTGTGATTTTTATTATTCTAAGTACACGTAA
- a CDS encoding sulfotransferase family protein, giving the protein MINKANSRAICILGMHRSGTSAIARSINLLGVYLGESENLLSAQEDNPHGFWEHLNIIDIQNRILWELGVSWDTPVPLEELWWKKPEMIPFRNEIKQFISQQMISQNLWAWKDPRTCLLLPLWLDILQELGVEVNFVISIRNPLDIANSLLKRNNIPIQKSLGIWMNYMISVARWTANSKCILVSYDEFLDDWHQQLFNLSQQLNLPWPENELELKEKMQKFINPQFRHSYSSNDQLKETIGLKPFVNLYDIYLKKMNFQLDYTLPQIEEIASEYKAYAALFDIANLTKIELQQRVELIDTRHNIQHYLGELQEVQTQLKSQQNEQKKINTFLNNSLISGKDTEEKILHLEKMISALREDQHSLQQILQSRGWNYLKKYYIYRDLLFSKLKKITKKHSSK; this is encoded by the coding sequence ATGATAAATAAAGCAAATTCCAGAGCCATTTGTATTTTGGGTATGCACAGGAGTGGTACTTCTGCAATTGCTAGATCCATCAATTTATTAGGAGTTTATTTAGGAGAGTCAGAAAATCTACTCTCTGCGCAGGAAGATAATCCACATGGATTCTGGGAACACTTAAATATAATTGATATACAAAATCGTATATTATGGGAATTAGGAGTATCTTGGGATACTCCTGTTCCACTTGAAGAACTATGGTGGAAAAAACCCGAAATGATCCCTTTTCGAAATGAAATCAAACAATTTATAAGTCAGCAAATGATTTCTCAAAATTTATGGGCTTGGAAAGATCCTAGAACATGTTTACTTCTTCCATTATGGCTAGATATATTGCAAGAATTAGGTGTTGAGGTTAACTTTGTTATTTCTATTCGTAATCCTTTAGATATTGCAAACTCTTTATTAAAAAGAAATAACATCCCTATACAAAAATCATTAGGAATATGGATGAATTACATGATTTCTGTTGCAAGATGGACTGCAAACAGTAAATGTATTTTAGTTTCTTATGATGAATTTTTGGACGACTGGCATCAACAGTTATTTAATTTGTCACAACAATTGAACTTACCTTGGCCAGAAAATGAATTAGAATTAAAAGAAAAAATGCAAAAATTTATAAATCCTCAATTTCGTCATAGCTACTCCAGTAATGATCAATTAAAAGAAACAATAGGTTTAAAACCTTTTGTTAATCTTTACGATATTTATTTAAAAAAAATGAATTTTCAGCTTGATTATACTCTGCCACAAATAGAGGAAATCGCGTCAGAATATAAAGCTTATGCAGCGTTATTTGATATTGCTAATCTAACCAAAATAGAGCTACAGCAAAGAGTTGAGTTGATTGATACTCGGCATAACATTCAACACTATTTGGGAGAATTACAAGAAGTACAAACTCAACTAAAATCACAACAGAATGAGCAAAAAAAAATAAATACCTTTTTGAATAACTCATTGATTTCAGGTAAAGATACTGAAGAGAAGATATTGCATTTAGAAAAGATGATTTCAGCTTTGAGAGAAGATCAACACAGTTTGCAACAAATCTTACAATCTAGAGGTTGGAACTATCTAAAAAAATACTATATTTATAGAGATTTATTATTCTCTAAATTAAAAAAGATAACAAAAAAACACTCTTCTAAATGA
- a CDS encoding methyltransferase domain-containing protein has product MDFTGERYVPNKVFGEIEVEHKQRYHAILDLVKNKKVLDAACGEGYGTNLISQHAQFVWGIDISEDSIEWATTAYHSTNIEFKVSDIQILPIPDQSVDVVVSFETIEHVDEKAQEKFLNEIRRVLKPDGILIMSTPDKRLYSDIVGFTNTFHIKEFYESEFELFLQSKFKHTYMFRQGFRTFSYLGACHVEENQSEYYRMDDLYPTENNGKYLISLCSDKAITNVETLNSIMPLVKPKIISKLLLDTGNGFDYNDAITAELLVEGREFSTSFKDLDKINNIKRLKWIPLEGHIININILDYPKNIQMISLNSFGHKESYTEFQVLRPEFLINITEGTLENLSLKGHIEILNAEHVFQKLDTRIEGLQSEIEDLQSTLKDYEQLKERLQSIEKERDNVLSINQSISNENNLLLNSTSWKITKPLRTIGRVLKKSN; this is encoded by the coding sequence ATGGACTTTACAGGCGAACGGTATGTCCCTAATAAAGTTTTTGGTGAAATCGAAGTTGAGCATAAGCAAAGATATCATGCTATTCTTGATTTGGTAAAAAACAAAAAAGTTTTGGATGCTGCCTGTGGTGAAGGATACGGTACTAACCTTATATCACAACATGCCCAATTTGTCTGGGGAATCGATATATCAGAAGATTCAATTGAATGGGCTACTACAGCATACCATTCAACGAATATTGAATTCAAAGTTTCTGATATTCAAATATTACCTATCCCGGATCAAAGTGTTGATGTAGTGGTGAGCTTTGAGACGATTGAACATGTGGATGAAAAGGCACAAGAAAAATTTTTGAATGAAATAAGAAGAGTGCTAAAGCCTGATGGCATATTGATTATGTCTACACCTGATAAAAGATTATATTCAGATATAGTTGGTTTTACAAATACGTTCCATATTAAAGAGTTTTATGAGAGTGAATTTGAATTGTTTTTACAAAGTAAATTCAAACACACATACATGTTTAGGCAAGGCTTTAGAACATTTAGCTATCTTGGAGCATGTCATGTAGAAGAAAACCAAAGTGAATATTACAGAATGGATGATTTATATCCTACTGAGAATAATGGAAAGTATCTAATTTCTTTATGCTCTGATAAAGCAATTACAAATGTCGAAACACTAAATAGTATTATGCCGTTAGTAAAACCTAAAATTATAAGTAAATTGCTTTTAGATACGGGAAACGGTTTTGATTACAATGATGCAATCACTGCAGAATTATTGGTTGAAGGAAGAGAATTTAGTACTAGTTTCAAAGACTTGGATAAAATAAATAATATTAAAAGATTAAAATGGATTCCTTTAGAAGGACATATAATCAATATTAATATATTAGATTATCCTAAAAATATTCAGATGATATCACTTAACTCTTTTGGTCATAAAGAAAGTTATACAGAATTTCAAGTACTAAGACCTGAATTTCTAATAAATATTACTGAAGGTACTTTGGAAAATTTATCACTTAAAGGTCATATAGAAATATTGAATGCAGAACATGTTTTCCAAAAATTAGACACTAGAATAGAAGGTTTACAATCCGAAATCGAAGATTTGCAATCTACATTAAAAGATTATGAGCAACTTAAAGAACGTTTACAATCAATAGAGAAAGAACGCGACAATGTTTTATCTATCAATCAAAGCATAAGTAATGAAAATAATTTGTTGTTAAATTCTACATCTTGGAAAATAACAAAGCCATTACGAACGATTGGCAGAGTATTAAAAAAGAGTAACTAA
- a CDS encoding glycosyltransferase, protein MGINTLMKKTVSTMKYEGSKALMRKAYGYTKKRILKKHIPSKYHFKDILFINGCSLPHPPRYRVDHQIEQLHFNGYSCDSVYYEELDIEMVRYYRAFVFFRCPHTEVVEELITKAKYFNKTVFFDIDDLVIDHKYVKEIDYLNTMSKDELDQYMDGVNRTQKTLRMCDYAITTTGALATELNNYVDEVFVNRNVASEKMLDLSLKALKEKELKASENTGAVDDRIIMGYFSGSITHNEDFNLIINVVKEMFEKHSNVYLKVVGILDIPTELSDYKDRIIFEKFTDWTNLPDLIANIHINLAPLVQSIFNEAKSENKWTEAALVKIPTVASSIGAFKEVVTHEQDGILCNSIEDWKFYLDKLITDSAYREALGKQAYSSVISGWTTLSSGYKLFEFIESKLHDNIAFVLPSTQISGGVNVVIKHCNILRDQGKDVTIISMSEDDKNIVNKDGEIVVISYHRHTFHGLFRKCVATLWSTTEFLNMYSKIREKYYLVQNFETNFYEPGNHMRAWANLTYNFFSDIKYITISKWCEQWLLDKYNKKSGYVENGIDLSVFQYKERSFEGKIKILIEGNSNDYYKNVDESFKITNQLDRDQFEIWYLSYSGKPKEWYKVDHFLNKVPHDEVGKVYASCDILLKSSLLESFSYPPLEMMATGGVAVVAPNEGNIEYLVHEDNCLLYEQGNPESALQMIKEVCNNSTLRERIIENGLKTAQRKEWKNLEGEVLALYGYQLKSTEHNGENYEAKLV, encoded by the coding sequence TTGGGTATTAATACACTCATGAAAAAAACGGTCTCTACGATGAAATATGAAGGTAGCAAAGCTCTAATGAGAAAAGCGTATGGATATACAAAAAAAAGAATTCTAAAAAAACATATACCCTCTAAATATCACTTCAAAGACATTCTTTTTATAAATGGGTGTTCTCTTCCACATCCACCTCGTTATCGTGTAGATCATCAAATTGAACAGCTTCATTTTAATGGATATTCCTGCGACAGTGTATATTACGAAGAACTTGATATTGAAATGGTTCGTTATTACAGAGCATTTGTTTTCTTTCGTTGTCCGCATACAGAAGTCGTTGAAGAATTAATTACAAAAGCAAAATATTTTAATAAAACTGTATTTTTTGATATTGACGATCTAGTAATTGATCATAAATATGTTAAAGAAATTGATTATTTAAATACTATGAGCAAAGATGAGCTTGATCAGTATATGGATGGCGTTAATCGTACTCAAAAAACATTAAGAATGTGTGATTATGCGATTACTACCACAGGAGCATTGGCTACAGAATTAAATAATTATGTAGACGAAGTATTTGTTAATCGGAATGTAGCTTCTGAAAAAATGCTAGACTTGTCATTAAAGGCACTCAAAGAAAAAGAATTAAAAGCTAGCGAAAATACTGGAGCAGTAGATGATCGTATTATTATGGGGTACTTTAGCGGTAGCATAACACATAATGAAGATTTTAATTTGATTATCAATGTAGTTAAAGAAATGTTCGAAAAACATAGTAATGTTTATCTTAAAGTAGTAGGTATTTTAGATATTCCTACAGAATTAAGTGACTATAAAGATCGTATTATTTTCGAGAAGTTTACAGATTGGACAAATTTGCCAGATTTAATAGCAAATATTCATATCAATTTAGCGCCGTTAGTTCAGTCTATTTTTAACGAAGCTAAATCTGAGAATAAATGGACAGAAGCTGCTCTTGTAAAAATTCCTACTGTAGCTAGCAGTATTGGTGCTTTTAAAGAAGTGGTTACACATGAACAAGATGGCATATTGTGTAATTCAATAGAAGATTGGAAATTCTATTTAGATAAGTTGATCACTGATTCAGCATATCGTGAAGCTTTGGGTAAACAAGCATATTCTAGTGTTATAAGTGGATGGACAACGTTAAGTAGCGGGTATAAATTATTTGAATTTATTGAATCTAAATTGCATGATAATATTGCATTTGTTCTTCCGTCTACTCAGATTAGTGGTGGTGTGAATGTAGTTATTAAACATTGTAATATTTTAAGAGATCAAGGCAAGGATGTTACAATTATTTCGATGAGTGAAGACGATAAAAATATTGTTAATAAAGATGGAGAAATTGTTGTGATTTCTTACCATCGTCACACTTTTCATGGTCTTTTTAGAAAATGCGTGGCTACTCTGTGGTCAACGACTGAATTTCTTAATATGTATTCTAAGATCAGAGAAAAGTATTATTTAGTACAAAATTTTGAAACTAATTTTTATGAGCCTGGTAATCATATGCGTGCTTGGGCTAATCTAACTTACAATTTCTTCTCTGATATTAAATATATAACCATATCTAAATGGTGTGAACAGTGGTTATTGGATAAATATAACAAAAAGTCAGGTTATGTAGAAAACGGAATAGATTTATCAGTGTTTCAGTATAAAGAACGGTCATTTGAAGGAAAAATTAAAATATTAATTGAAGGTAATTCTAATGATTACTATAAAAATGTTGATGAGAGTTTTAAAATTACCAATCAATTAGATCGAGATCAATTTGAAATCTGGTATCTTTCTTACAGTGGCAAACCTAAAGAATGGTATAAAGTGGATCATTTCTTAAACAAAGTGCCACACGATGAAGTAGGAAAAGTATACGCAAGCTGCGATATTTTATTAAAGTCTAGTCTTTTAGAAAGTTTCTCTTATCCACCTCTTGAGATGATGGCTACTGGCGGCGTAGCAGTGGTTGCACCAAATGAAGGGAATATAGAATATCTGGTTCATGAAGATAATTGTTTGTTATATGAACAAGGCAATCCTGAAAGTGCACTTCAGATGATTAAAGAAGTTTGCAACAACTCTACATTAAGAGAACGAATTATAGAAAATGGTTTGAAAACAGCACAGCGAAAAGAATGGAAGAATCTTGAAGGGGAAGTGTTGGCTTTGTACGGCTATCAATTGAAATCTACTGAACACAATGGTGAAAATTATGAAGCAAAATTGGTTTAG